AGCGGCCTCTACATGATCACCCGGCTGAATTTCATCTATGTGAACGCACCCGTGGCCCTGGCGGTGGTCCTCTTCGTGGGGGCCCTCACGGCCCTGGTGGCGGCCAGCATGGGCCTGGCCCAGTACGACATCAAGAAGGTCCTGGCCTACTCCACGGTCTCCCAGCTGGGCTACATGTTCATGGGCATGGGGGCCGGGGCCTTCTCGGCGGGCATGTTCCATGTCTTCACCCACGCCTTCTTCAAGGCAGCCCTCTTCCTGGGTGCCGGGTCGGTCATCGTCGCCTGCCATCACGAGCAGGACATGCGGAACATGGGCGGGCTGCGGAGGCTCATGCCCTGGACCTATGCCTCCATGGGCATCGCCACCCTGGCCATCTGCGGGATCTTCCCCTTCTCGGGCTTCTTCTCCAAGGACGAGATCCTCTGGAAGGTCTTCGAGGGCTGGTACAGCGGGGGCCACACCCTGAACCTGGTGGCCTGGATCATGGGCATGCTGGGGGCCTTCATGACGGCCTTCTACATGACCCGCCTCATGGTCATGACCTTCTTCGGGGAATACCGGGGTGCCGGGGTGGACCCCTACGGCCTCTGCAAGCCGGTGGAGGGTCACCACCATCAGGCCCATGCGGCCCATGGCCACGACGATCCCGCTGATCATGACGCGGTGGGCGGCCACCACCCCCACGAGGTGCCCTGGAACATGTGGCTTCCGGTGGCCATCCTTGCCCTGCTGGCCCTGGTGGGGGGCTTCCTCAACATCCCCCACAGCCTCCACTGGATCGGGTCCGGTCACTTCAGCGAGTGGATCGCCCCCCTCCTCTACCAGTCGCATGCCCTCCACGCCCACCACGGGGCTCCGGCCATCGAATATATCCTCATGGGCTGGGCCACGATCATCTGGGCGCCCGGGGCCATGCTCCTGGCCTGGTGGATCTACAAGAGCGATCCCAGCTGGTCCAGGGCCAAGGCCTTCGTGGCCGCCTGGCCCCGTCTCCATCGCTGGGTCTACCACCGGTATTTCGTCGACGAGTTCTACGAGGTCGCGATCATTGCGCCCTGCAAGCAGCTGGGCGCCCAGCTCTGGGCCTTCGACGCCTGGGCTGTGGACGGGTGTGTCAACGGGGCCGCCCGGGTGACCCTGATCTTCAGTCATGTCAGCTACTGGTTCGATGCCAAGGTCGTGGATGGCCTGGTGAATCTGGTGGCCTGGATTCTCCAGCAGGGCGGCAGCCTCTTCCGCCGCCTCCAGAGTGGCCGGGTCCAGCACTACGCCTTCGTCATGTTCCTGGGCTTCCTCGTCATTGCCCTGTGGAAGTTCCTGGCCTGACCCCCCTTCGCTTCGAATGATCGCTGGAGTTGTTATGCATCCCATGCTGCCCTGGTTCAAGAACCTGCCCCTCTGGGTCACTGCCGTTCCCATGCTCGGGGCCCTGCTGCTGCTGCTGGTGCCCCGGGAGAAGCGGCGGGTCTTCGAGCTGGGGGCCCTGGCCATCACTCTCTTCGACTTCCTGCTGAGCGTGCCCCTCTGGTTCCAGTACGACCGGAGCAGCGCTGCGGTGCAGTGGGTGACGCGGATGGACTGGATCCCCTCCCTGGGGGTGCAGTTCCACATCGGCATGGACGGCATCAGCCTGCTGCTCTTCCTGCTGACCACCTTCATCGGCTTCATTGCCGTGTGGTGTTCCTTCACCTCCATTGAAGAGCGGCACAAGGAATACTACGTCTGGATCCTGGTCATGCAGTTCAGCATGCTGGGGGTCTTCATCTGCCAGGACGTCTTCCTCTTCTATCTCTTCTGGGAGCTGATGCTGGTGCCGATGTACTTCCTCATCGCCATCTGGGGTGGCCCGCAGAAGCTCTATGCCGCCATCAAGCTCTTCCTCTACACCCTCACCGGCTCGGTGCTGATGCTGGTGGCGATCCTGGCCATCTACTTCCTCCAGGCCAAGACCAGGGGCTTCATCAGCCCCTTCACCGGGCACTTCATCTCGTATTACAGCTTCTCCCTGGCGGACTTCCAGGCCATGGCGCCCGTGATCGCGGCCCAGGGCAGGACCTTCCCCATCCTGATCGCGCTGGCCTTCTTCATCGCCTTCGCCATCAAGGTGCCCATGTTCCCCTTCCACACCTGGCTGCCCGACGCCCACGTGCAGGCCCCCACTGCCGGTTCCGTGATCCTGGCCGGCATCCTTCTGAAGATGGGCACCTACGGCTTCATCCGCTTCCTGCTGCCCATCGTGCCCGACGCCACCCGCACCCTGCTGCCCTGGTTCCTCACGCTGACCCTCATCGGCCTCATTTACGGGGCTCTGGTGGCCATGATCCAGAAGGACATGAAGAAGCTGGTGGCCTACTCCTCCGTGAGCCACCTGGGCCTCTGCATGCTGGGCATCTTCGCCATGAACCCCAACGGGCTCCAGGGCGCCATGTTCCAGATGATCAATCACGGCATCAGTACCAGCGGGCTCTTCCTCATCGTGGGCATCGTCTACGAGCGGCGCCACACCCGCCTGATCTCAGAATTCGGAGGGCTCTCGAAGTCCATGCCCGTCTACGCGACCCTCTTCATGATCCTGACCATGAGCTCCATCGGTCTGCCCGGCCTCAACGGGTTCATCGGAGAGGCCACCATCCTCATGGGCGCCTTCCAGGCCCACCCCTGGTGGGCGGTGGTGGCCACCACGGGCATCATCCTGGGCGCCGCATACATGCTCTGGCTCTTCCAGCGGGTCATGTTCGGGCCCATCAGCGAGACCAACCTCAAGATGAAGGATCTGAACGCGCGGGAGATCGCCTACTTCGCGCCCCTCATCGTCGCGGCCTTCTGGATCGGTCTCAAGCCCACCCCCATCATGGAGATCCTCGCCAAGCCGGTGGAGAAGCTGGTGACCCAGGTGGATCCTGCCTACTACCATCAGAACGATCTGCTCGGTGCCCAGGCTGCTGCGACCCGGACCGGCATGGCTGGGATGGCCGCTCCCCATGAGGCCGAAGCCCAGGAGGTCCATGAGGCCGAGGGAGGTCGCTGATGCCCTTCGCTGAAGGTCTCTGGGTCCACCTGATCCAGGATCTCCCCCTCCTCACCCCGGTCCTCTTCCTGTGGGCTGTGGGCACCCTCATGCTCTGGCCCCTGGGAACCTGGCTGCTCCGTTCCATGCCCCGGCGTTATTGGGGGTGGGTCAGTGTGGCTGTCCTGGTCGTCACCCTGGTGCTGGTCCTCCAGGCTCCGGCTGGGGAGGGCTTCTCGGGCATGTTCAAGGTGGATGGCCTGACCCAGGGATTCCAGGTGCTCGCGGTGCTGGCGGCGGGCCTGACGGTCCTGCTGAGCCAGCCGACCCTGGATGCCACCGGCGAGCAGTCGGTGGAGTACTACGTTCTCATCCTCTTTGCCACCTCGGGCATGCTGCTCCTGGTGGGGGCCACCGATCTGGTGAGCCTGTATCTGTCCCTGGAGCTGATGGCGCTCTCCATCTACGTGCTGGTGGCCTACTTCCGGGAACAGGACCGGAGCATCGAGGCCGGGGTCAAATACTTCCTCCTGGGGGCCTTCTCCAGTGGCCTCCTGATCTACGGCATGTCCCTGATCTTCGCCGCCGCGGGGGGGGGGACCACCAACCTGGCCGTCCTGGGGCAGTCCCTGGCCCTGGCCCCTGCCAACCATGCGTTCCTGGTCTTCACCGGTGTGCTGCTGGTGCTGGTCGGCTTCGGGTTCAAGGTGGCGGCGGTGCCCTTCCACATGTGGAGCCCTGATGCCTATGAGGGGGCCCCCACCCCGGTGACGGCCTTCATGTCCATGGCTCCCAAGGCGGCGGCCCTGGCGGCCTTTGTCCGCCTCTTCGCCTCTGTCTTCAATGGCATCCACGGGCTTTGGGAGGCTCCTCTCATGTTCATGGCCGGGGCCAGCATGGTGCTGGGCAACCTGGCGGCGCTGAAGCAGAAGAGCCTCAAGCGCCTCCTGGCCTACTCGAGCATCGCCCATGTGGGCTACATGCTCCTGGGTGTGCTCTCGCGGGATGCCCAGGCCGGGGCCCAGGCCATCTGGCTCTACATGCTGACCTACCTGCTCATGCAGACCGGAGCCTTCGCCGTGATCATCCACCTGCAGGGGAAGGGGGAGGGTGAGCGCATCGATGACCTCCGGGGCCTGGCCAAGCGGCGTCCGGCCCTGGCTTTCGCCATGCTGGTCTTCATGCTCAGTCTGGCGGGCATCCCGCCTCTCCTCGGCTTCTTCGCCAAGCTCTACCTCTTCAAGCTGGCCATTGAGCAGGGTTTTGTGGGTCTCACGGTCCTGGCCTTCCTCACCAGCGTGGTCTCTGCCTACTACTACCTGAACGTGGTGGCGACCATGTACTTCCGGGATGCGCCTGGTGAGGAGCTCCGGCCCATGGGCCCGAGCCTCGGGGTGGTGGTCTTCGCCACCTGCCTGCTCCTCCTGGTGGGGACCTGCCTGGGTCCCTGGCTCATGAAGTGGACCGCCCAGATCGTCCTGGTCTAGGAAGGTGTCCTTCGGTGCCCTCGGTGTGCGATCCCCGCCCGGGGAGTACACTGGGGGTCCGAACCGCCGGGAGTCCGATGTTCCTGCGTCCCAAACCCAAAGATGTAGACCCGAAGGAGCGCTCCATGTGGGGCGACCTGCTCTCCCTGGGCATGGTCTTCCCGCTCTGCATCGTCCTGGGCTACTTCGCCGGGCGCTGGGCAGGTGGGAAGCTCGGCTACCCCACGGCGGGGATGTGGGTCGGCCTGGTCTGGGGCATCGCCGCGGCCTTCTGGGAGCTCTACAAGGTCACCAAGAAGCTGGACCGCATGGATGCGGTCCAGGGGAAATCCGATGAAAAGCCCCGTGATCCCCATGACTCCGATCCACGCTGAACCGGATCCGGGCAGTCTTCACTTGGTGTGGATCGGACGCTTCCAGGGCGCCCTGCTGGTCCTCGGGACCCTTCTGTGGCTGCTGAAGTCGTGGCGGGCTTCGCTGGTCTTCCTGACCGGAGGGGCGATCAGTGTGGGCTTCTGGGCTGTCCACCGTTGGCTGGTCACGCGGATGCTCACGCCCTCGCGCCGCCGACGCTGGTTCTACGCTGTACTTCAATTGGGAAAGCTGGCATTGATCGGACTGCTGCTGTACGGGATGATGGGGGAATTCCCTGGGGAGACCATCCCCATGGCGTCGGGCATCCTGCTCTTCGTCGCCGGGATTCTGCTCGAAGCAGTCCGGCTCCTCCTCCACCCCGCTTCGGGGGACGGCAAGTGAGACCGGGTCGGTCAAAGGGTTGAACCATGGAACACCACGCATCATATCTCTCCTGGCTGCTGACGGAGCTGCTGCACCTGCAGAGGCATGCCTGGGGCAGCTTCGCCCATGGCGAACCGCTCTCCTTCCTGGAGCGCTACGACTACCTCTTCGCCGCCGTCCTGGCCATGGTGGTCACCATGATCCTGGTCTCCATCACCAAGCGCCGCAAGGTGCCCGGCCCCTGGCAGCAGACCATGGAGTTCGTGGTCACCTTCTTCCGGGGGCTCTCCTCCGAGAACATCGACCACCACCCCGAGAAGTACATGCCCCTGATCGGGACTCTGGGCTTCTTCATCCTGCTCAACAACTTCTTTGGCCTCACGCCCATGATGCCCTCGGGCACCGCCAACTGGAACGTGACCCTGGGCTGTGCCGTGCTGGTCTTCCTGCACTACAACTACCAGGGCATGAAGGAGCAGGGCATCGGCAAGTACTGGCTGCACTTCGCCGGTCCCATCTGGTGGCTGTCCTGGCTCATCTTTCCCCTGGAGATCGTCGGCCTGGTGGCCCGCATCCTCAGCCACTCAATGCGTCTCTTCGGAAATATCGCCGGTGAGCACGTGGTGTCTGCGGTTTTCTTCGTGATGCTGCCGATCTTCCTGCCGCTGCCCATGATGTTCCTGGGCGTCTTCTTCGGCCTCGTCCAGACCTTCGTGTTCGTCATCCTTACCGCTGTCTACATCGGCGGTGCTGTGGCCCACGAGCACTGATCCATCCCGCCAGTCAACTCTGCCGGTCCCGGGATTCCGAACCCCTGTGCCGCCTTCCCTTTGGGGTAAACCATGAAGAAGTTCCTCGTCACCGCCTTCCTCTTCACCATCGCGGCCTTCGCCTTCGCCCAGGGTGCTCCCGAGGGTGCCGCCGCTGCTGTCGCCTCCAAGGGCTTCTTCGGCGGCCAGCTGGCCCACATCGCCGTCGGCCTCGCCGCTGCCGGTTGCGGTATCGGTCAGGGTCGTGCCGTGGGCTCCGCCTGTGAGGCCGTTGCCCGCAACCCCCAGGCCGCCGGCACCATCCGTACCACCATGATCATCGGTCTGGCCCTCATTG
The sequence above is drawn from the uncultured Holophaga sp. genome and encodes:
- the nuoL gene encoding NADH-quinone oxidoreductase subunit L produces the protein MHLEHAAAAATTHLSWLWLIPFLPAFGFVINGLRGLVARARGQQAPSPRSVDIVALGSMGLAFILTLLAFGRLFTLDPQARCLGQNLWSWFELGGAHVFGGLTQTRMSWAYRFDALSGCMALLVTGVGFLIHLFSTGYMGEERRDGRYYRFMGYLNLFVFSMLNLVLGANIMMMFLGWEGVGLCSYLLIGFYFDLNSAAVAGKKAFVVNRIGDFGFMIGFFLIFMLYGSVDFDTLMGMTRDLMARPEITLFGITHAPTWWFSLVGCCLFVGACGKSAQIPLYVWLPDAMAGPTPVSALIHAATMVTSGLYMITRLNFIYVNAPVALAVVLFVGALTALVAASMGLAQYDIKKVLAYSTVSQLGYMFMGMGAGAFSAGMFHVFTHAFFKAALFLGAGSVIVACHHEQDMRNMGGLRRLMPWTYASMGIATLAICGIFPFSGFFSKDEILWKVFEGWYSGGHTLNLVAWIMGMLGAFMTAFYMTRLMVMTFFGEYRGAGVDPYGLCKPVEGHHHQAHAAHGHDDPADHDAVGGHHPHEVPWNMWLPVAILALLALVGGFLNIPHSLHWIGSGHFSEWIAPLLYQSHALHAHHGAPAIEYILMGWATIIWAPGAMLLAWWIYKSDPSWSRAKAFVAAWPRLHRWVYHRYFVDEFYEVAIIAPCKQLGAQLWAFDAWAVDGCVNGAARVTLIFSHVSYWFDAKVVDGLVNLVAWILQQGGSLFRRLQSGRVQHYAFVMFLGFLVIALWKFLA
- a CDS encoding NADH-quinone oxidoreductase subunit M; the encoded protein is MHPMLPWFKNLPLWVTAVPMLGALLLLLVPREKRRVFELGALAITLFDFLLSVPLWFQYDRSSAAVQWVTRMDWIPSLGVQFHIGMDGISLLLFLLTTFIGFIAVWCSFTSIEERHKEYYVWILVMQFSMLGVFICQDVFLFYLFWELMLVPMYFLIAIWGGPQKLYAAIKLFLYTLTGSVLMLVAILAIYFLQAKTRGFISPFTGHFISYYSFSLADFQAMAPVIAAQGRTFPILIALAFFIAFAIKVPMFPFHTWLPDAHVQAPTAGSVILAGILLKMGTYGFIRFLLPIVPDATRTLLPWFLTLTLIGLIYGALVAMIQKDMKKLVAYSSVSHLGLCMLGIFAMNPNGLQGAMFQMINHGISTSGLFLIVGIVYERRHTRLISEFGGLSKSMPVYATLFMILTMSSIGLPGLNGFIGEATILMGAFQAHPWWAVVATTGIILGAAYMLWLFQRVMFGPISETNLKMKDLNAREIAYFAPLIVAAFWIGLKPTPIMEILAKPVEKLVTQVDPAYYHQNDLLGAQAAATRTGMAGMAAPHEAEAQEVHEAEGGR
- a CDS encoding NADH-quinone oxidoreductase subunit N, giving the protein MPFAEGLWVHLIQDLPLLTPVLFLWAVGTLMLWPLGTWLLRSMPRRYWGWVSVAVLVVTLVLVLQAPAGEGFSGMFKVDGLTQGFQVLAVLAAGLTVLLSQPTLDATGEQSVEYYVLILFATSGMLLLVGATDLVSLYLSLELMALSIYVLVAYFREQDRSIEAGVKYFLLGAFSSGLLIYGMSLIFAAAGGGTTNLAVLGQSLALAPANHAFLVFTGVLLVLVGFGFKVAAVPFHMWSPDAYEGAPTPVTAFMSMAPKAAALAAFVRLFASVFNGIHGLWEAPLMFMAGASMVLGNLAALKQKSLKRLLAYSSIAHVGYMLLGVLSRDAQAGAQAIWLYMLTYLLMQTGAFAVIIHLQGKGEGERIDDLRGLAKRRPALAFAMLVFMLSLAGIPPLLGFFAKLYLFKLAIEQGFVGLTVLAFLTSVVSAYYYLNVVATMYFRDAPGEELRPMGPSLGVVVFATCLLLLVGTCLGPWLMKWTAQIVLV
- a CDS encoding AtpZ/AtpI family protein, yielding MWGDLLSLGMVFPLCIVLGYFAGRWAGGKLGYPTAGMWVGLVWGIAAAFWELYKVTKKLDRMDAVQGKSDEKPRDPHDSDPR
- a CDS encoding ATP synthase subunit I produces the protein MKSPVIPMTPIHAEPDPGSLHLVWIGRFQGALLVLGTLLWLLKSWRASLVFLTGGAISVGFWAVHRWLVTRMLTPSRRRRWFYAVLQLGKLALIGLLLYGMMGEFPGETIPMASGILLFVAGILLEAVRLLLHPASGDGK
- the atpB gene encoding F0F1 ATP synthase subunit A, whose amino-acid sequence is MEHHASYLSWLLTELLHLQRHAWGSFAHGEPLSFLERYDYLFAAVLAMVVTMILVSITKRRKVPGPWQQTMEFVVTFFRGLSSENIDHHPEKYMPLIGTLGFFILLNNFFGLTPMMPSGTANWNVTLGCAVLVFLHYNYQGMKEQGIGKYWLHFAGPIWWLSWLIFPLEIVGLVARILSHSMRLFGNIAGEHVVSAVFFVMLPIFLPLPMMFLGVFFGLVQTFVFVILTAVYIGGAVAHEH
- the atpE gene encoding ATP synthase F0 subunit C, with protein sequence MAHIAVGLAAAGCGIGQGRAVGSACEAVARNPQAAGTIRTTMIIGLALIEALVIYALVCAFALK